A single window of Zea mays cultivar B73 chromosome 10, Zm-B73-REFERENCE-NAM-5.0, whole genome shotgun sequence DNA harbors:
- the LOC100127516 gene encoding ZCN5 protein (The RefSeq protein has 1 substitution compared to this genomic sequence) codes for MSRALEPLVVGKVIGEVIDNFNPTVKMTVTYGSDKQVFNGHEFLPSAVLSKPRVQVQGDDMRSFFTLVMTDPDVPGPSDPYLREHLHWMVTDIPGTTDASFGREQVMYESPKPYIGFHRFVFVLFKQSSRQSVCPPSSRDYFNTRRFAADNNLGLPVAAVYFNAQRETAARRR; via the exons ATGTCTAGGGCGTTGGAGCCTCTAGTCGTCGGCAAGGTGATCGGCGAAGTCATCGACAACTTCAACCCCACGGTGAAGATGACGGTCACCTACGGCTCCGACAAGCAGGTGTTCAACGGCCATGAGTTCTTTCCGTCGGCGGTTCTGTCCAAGCCGCGAGTGCAGGTTCAGGGCGACGACATGAGGTCCTTCTTCACACTG GTCATGACGGACCCAGATGTGCCAGGGCCTAGTGATCCATACCTGAGAGAGCACCTCCATTG GATGGTCACTGACATTCCTGGAACAACTGATGCTTCTTTTG GAAGGGAGCAGGTGATGTACGAGAGCCCCAAACCCTACATCGGCTTCCACAGGTTCGTCTTCGTGCTGTTCAAGCAGAGCAGCCGCCAGTCGGTGTGCCCGCCCTCGTCCAGGGACTACTTCAACACCCGCCGCTTTGCCGCCGACAACAATCTTGGCCTCCCAGTCGCCGCCGTCTACTTCAACGCGCAGCGGGAGACCGCCGCGCGCCGCCGCTGA